A window of the Gammaproteobacteria bacterium genome harbors these coding sequences:
- a CDS encoding helix-turn-helix transcriptional regulator: MKTKLALGRALKEVRKARELTQEDFSVVSSRTYMSTLERGMKSPTIEKIEAIAETMKIHPLTLLTFTFMKAGNYRNAEELLKKIRAELAEFS; the protein is encoded by the coding sequence GTGAAAACAAAACTTGCGCTTGGTCGGGCCCTTAAGGAAGTACGAAAGGCGAGAGAGCTAACACAGGAAGACTTTTCAGTCGTTTCCAGCAGAACTTACATGAGCACGCTGGAAAGAGGCATGAAGAGTCCTACGATTGAAAAAATCGAAGCGATAGCGGAAACGATGAAAATTCATCCGCTGACACTTCTCACTTTTACGTTTATGAAGGCAGGCAATTACCGAAATGCAGAAGAGTTACTCAAAAAAATTCGAGCGGAGTTGGCTGAGTTTTCATAG